One part of the Chloroflexia bacterium SDU3-3 genome encodes these proteins:
- a CDS encoding aspartate carbamoyltransferase catalytic subunit gives MPAKNTTTVPAPEAAPRRRHVLDLDDFSAAEIAEVLETTASMKEVLGRSIKQVPALRGKNVVNMFFEDSTRTRISFELAARSLSANVVSMSAKGSSVEKGESLMDTMRTLQALGADVIVMRHSEAGAPYFLAQHFHGSILNAGDGRHAHPTQGLLDLFTIQERFGRIEGLKVVIVGDILHSRVARSDLWGLTKMGAQVTLCAPPTLLGPTAFWLATWPDVTITSNLDEAIAGADVVMTLRLQKERQQAGLLPSLREYNRLFAITPERMAKAAPEAIVMHPGPMNEGVEIMPEVAVSSQSVIETQVTNGVAVRMALLYRLAGE, from the coding sequence ATGCCAGCCAAGAATACGACCACCGTACCAGCGCCCGAGGCTGCGCCGCGCCGCCGCCACGTGCTCGACCTGGATGACTTCAGCGCCGCCGAGATCGCCGAGGTGCTTGAGACGACCGCCAGCATGAAAGAGGTGCTGGGGCGCTCGATTAAGCAGGTTCCGGCGCTGCGCGGCAAGAACGTGGTCAATATGTTCTTTGAAGATAGCACGCGCACCCGCATCTCGTTCGAGCTTGCGGCCCGCTCGCTCTCGGCCAACGTAGTGTCGATGAGCGCCAAGGGCAGCAGCGTCGAGAAGGGCGAGTCGCTGATGGATACGATGCGCACGCTGCAGGCGCTGGGCGCGGATGTGATCGTGATGCGCCACAGCGAGGCGGGCGCGCCCTACTTTCTGGCCCAGCACTTCCACGGCTCCATCCTCAACGCGGGCGATGGTCGCCACGCCCACCCCACCCAGGGCCTGCTCGACCTGTTCACCATCCAGGAGCGCTTTGGCCGGATCGAGGGCCTGAAGGTGGTGATCGTGGGCGACATCCTGCACAGCCGCGTGGCGCGATCCGACCTGTGGGGCCTCACCAAGATGGGCGCGCAGGTCACGCTCTGCGCGCCGCCCACGCTGCTTGGCCCCACCGCGTTCTGGCTGGCCACTTGGCCCGATGTGACGATCACATCCAACCTGGATGAGGCGATTGCCGGGGCCGATGTGGTGATGACCCTGCGCCTGCAGAAAGAGCGCCAGCAGGCCGGGCTGCTGCCCTCGCTCCGCGAGTACAACCGCCTTTTCGCCATCACGCCCGAGCGCATGGCCAAGGCCGCGCCCGAGGCGATTGTGATGCACCCCGGCCCGATGAACGAGGGTGTGGAGATCATGCCCGAGGTCGCGGTCTCGTCGCAGTCGGTGATCGAGACTCAGGTGACAAATGGCGTGGCGGTGCGTATGGCGCTGCTCTACCGTTTGGCGGGCGAGTAG
- a CDS encoding dihydroorotase: protein MRYLIKNGNIIDPARRIATVGNILIEDGKVSQLFDLADLNMTAEPTGEVEVINARGSIVAPGFIDLHTYLGEPGEEHRETIESATQAAARGGFTTLCAMPATQPAIDSAGTARYVREIARQRGAVRVDLIGAITQGRSGERLTEMAELAEAGCVAFSDAGHTVSDPAVMRNALSYAAMLNLPVMAHCEDTRLTKGWAMHEGTISTRLGLQGYPSSAEEVMIARDIALAELTGAHIHICHVSTAGGVALIRNAKERGIRVTAEVTPYHLTLSDRWVLGSLAQSTPPTGPAPAPEGKKRKRAKKSEPGLGLPSWFDPTLLPPYDSSTRVNPPLRSEEDVEALLEGLRDGTIDAIATNHMPQSMVEKDVEYRLAAPGISSLETALGLMLSLVHRAEIDLVDMVAKLTEGPASVLDRTPATLRPGAVADIVIFDTDQTWMVDPKDFASKGRNTPLAGQQLKGQVMMTMVGGEIAFRRGNFGVGTGMLRQASKLEGILDDADKD from the coding sequence ATGCGCTATCTGATTAAAAACGGCAATATTATCGATCCGGCCCGCCGCATTGCGACGGTTGGCAATATTTTGATCGAGGATGGCAAGGTCTCGCAGCTGTTCGACCTGGCCGACCTGAACATGACCGCCGAGCCAACCGGCGAGGTGGAGGTGATCAACGCGCGCGGCTCGATCGTGGCCCCTGGCTTTATCGATCTGCACACCTACCTGGGCGAGCCGGGCGAGGAGCACCGCGAGACGATCGAGAGCGCCACCCAGGCGGCGGCGCGCGGTGGCTTCACTACGCTGTGCGCCATGCCCGCCACCCAGCCCGCCATCGACTCGGCTGGCACGGCCCGCTACGTGCGCGAGATCGCGCGACAGCGCGGCGCGGTGCGGGTCGACCTGATCGGCGCGATCACCCAGGGCCGCAGCGGCGAGCGCCTGACCGAGATGGCCGAGCTTGCCGAGGCTGGCTGCGTGGCCTTCTCCGACGCTGGCCACACCGTGTCCGACCCGGCGGTGATGCGCAACGCCCTCTCCTACGCCGCCATGCTCAATCTGCCGGTGATGGCCCACTGCGAGGACACCCGCCTCACCAAAGGCTGGGCCATGCACGAGGGCACGATCAGCACGCGGCTGGGCCTGCAGGGCTACCCTTCCTCCGCCGAGGAGGTGATGATCGCCCGCGACATCGCCCTGGCCGAGCTCACCGGCGCGCACATCCACATCTGCCACGTGAGCACGGCGGGCGGCGTGGCGCTCATCCGCAACGCCAAGGAGCGCGGCATCCGCGTGACCGCCGAGGTGACGCCCTACCACCTGACCTTGAGCGACCGCTGGGTGCTCGGCTCGCTGGCGCAGAGCACGCCGCCCACCGGCCCCGCGCCTGCCCCCGAGGGCAAGAAGCGCAAGCGGGCCAAGAAGAGCGAGCCAGGCCTAGGCCTGCCCAGCTGGTTCGACCCCACGCTGCTGCCGCCCTACGACAGCAGCACGCGCGTCAACCCCCCGCTGCGCAGCGAGGAGGATGTCGAGGCCCTGCTGGAGGGCCTGCGCGATGGCACGATCGACGCGATCGCCACCAACCATATGCCGCAGAGCATGGTGGAAAAAGATGTTGAGTACCGCCTGGCGGCGCCTGGCATCTCTAGCCTAGAGACGGCGCTGGGCCTGATGCTGTCGCTGGTGCACCGCGCCGAGATCGATCTGGTGGACATGGTGGCCAAGCTCACCGAAGGCCCCGCCAGCGTGCTCGACCGCACCCCGGCCACGCTGCGCCCAGGGGCGGTGGCCGATATCGTGATTTTCGATACCGACCAGACCTGGATGGTCGACCCCAAGGACTTCGCATCCAAGGGCCGCAACACGCCGCTGGCTGGCCAGCAGCTCAAGGGCCAGGTGATGATGACCATGGTGGGCGGCGAGATCGCGTTCCGACGCGGCAACTTTGGGGTCGGTACCGGCATGCTGCGCCAGGCCAGCAAGCTGGAGGGTATTCTCGACGACGCCGATAAAGACTAG
- a CDS encoding quinone-dependent dihydroorotate dehydrogenase codes for MTLYHLLKPIIFRFPPELAHDQTVHALKLAQRIPLAHRALEALFHFEDPILAGECAGMRFVNPFGMAAGFDKQAELIPGLAMLGFGHVEIGTVTPLPQPGNPRPRMFRLLRDDALVNRMGFNSEGMYVATRNLERHGAGGHALVGVNIGKNKVTPLARASDDYVRAFDQLASFGRYVAVNISSPNTPGLRKLHDRAALAELLGALAERNRQLPQPRPIFVKVSPDETPAQLDAVVEAALGTGMAGFIAGNTTVSRAGIRSFVGGEIGGLSGRPLTLRARSLIAHLHRATSGNMPVIGVGGIMNAEDAYLHLRAGASMLQIYTVMVYEGPGVVRTLKQGLADLLRRDGFRSLGEAVGVDAGLHQL; via the coding sequence ATGACACTCTACCATCTTCTTAAGCCGATCATCTTCCGCTTTCCGCCCGAGCTGGCCCACGATCAGACCGTGCACGCGCTGAAGCTGGCCCAGCGCATCCCGCTCGCCCATCGTGCGCTTGAGGCGCTGTTCCACTTTGAAGATCCGATCTTGGCAGGCGAGTGCGCGGGCATGCGCTTTGTGAACCCGTTTGGCATGGCGGCAGGCTTCGACAAGCAGGCCGAGCTGATCCCCGGCCTAGCCATGCTGGGCTTCGGCCATGTGGAGATCGGTACGGTCACGCCGCTGCCCCAGCCGGGCAACCCGCGCCCCCGCATGTTCCGACTGCTGCGGGATGATGCGCTGGTTAACCGCATGGGCTTCAACAGCGAGGGCATGTATGTGGCCACCCGCAACCTTGAGCGCCACGGCGCTGGCGGCCACGCCCTAGTGGGCGTCAATATCGGCAAGAACAAGGTTACGCCGCTGGCCCGCGCCAGCGATGACTACGTTCGCGCCTTCGACCAGCTGGCGTCGTTTGGCCGCTATGTGGCGGTCAATATCTCATCGCCCAACACGCCCGGCCTGCGCAAGCTGCACGACCGCGCCGCCCTGGCCGAGCTGCTGGGCGCGCTGGCCGAGCGCAACCGCCAGCTGCCGCAGCCCCGCCCGATCTTTGTCAAGGTCTCGCCCGACGAGACGCCCGCGCAGCTGGATGCGGTGGTCGAGGCGGCGCTGGGTACGGGGATGGCGGGCTTTATCGCGGGCAACACCACCGTGTCGCGCGCGGGCATCCGCAGCTTTGTAGGCGGCGAGATCGGCGGCCTGAGCGGTCGACCGCTGACCCTGCGCGCCCGCAGCCTGATCGCGCACCTGCACCGCGCCACCAGCGGCAATATGCCAGTGATCGGCGTGGGCGGTATTATGAACGCCGAAGATGCCTACCTGCACCTGCGCGCTGGCGCGTCGATGCTGCAGATCTACACCGTGATGGTCTACGAGGGGCCGGGCGTGGTGCGCACGCTCAAGCAGGGCCTAGCCGACCTGCTGCGCCGCGATGGCTTCCGCTCGCTGGGCGAGGCGGTGGGCGTGGATGCGGGCCTGCATCAGCTGTGA
- a CDS encoding 30S ribosomal protein S12 translates to MPTINQLVRKPRKPVLKKTKAPALRFTYNSLKGKMTRGKGAPFKRGVCTQVRTMTPKKPNSALRKIARVRLSNNMEVTAYIPGEGHNLQEHSVVLIRGGRVKDLPGVRYHIVRGTLDAQGVANRKQGRSKYGTKKNAAPAKKK, encoded by the coding sequence ATGCCGACTATTAATCAGCTCGTTCGGAAGCCGCGTAAGCCGGTCTTGAAGAAGACGAAGGCGCCCGCGCTGCGTTTCACCTACAACTCGCTGAAGGGCAAGATGACCCGTGGCAAGGGTGCTCCCTTCAAGCGCGGCGTCTGCACGCAGGTCCGCACGATGACCCCGAAGAAGCCGAACTCGGCGCTCCGCAAGATCGCCCGCGTTCGCCTTTCGAACAATATGGAAGTGACCGCCTATATCCCGGGCGAGGGTCACAACCTGCAGGAGCACTCGGTGGTCCTCATCCGCGGCGGTCGTGTGAAAGACCTGCCAGGCGTGCGCTACCACATCGTGCGCGGCACGCTGGATGCCCAGGGCGTCGCCAACCGCAAGCAGGGCCGCTCGAAGTACGGTACGAAGAAGAACGCGGCTCCGGCCAAGAAGAAGTAA
- the rpsU gene encoding 30S ribosomal protein S21 has protein sequence MRIERRDGETVDQLLRRFNKIVVAERITKTYREKMHFISKSEQRKEKARRAERNRRKRMAPAR, from the coding sequence ATGCGAATCGAGCGACGAGACGGCGAGACCGTCGACCAGCTGCTGCGGCGCTTCAACAAGATTGTTGTGGCGGAGCGCATCACCAAGACCTACCGCGAGAAGATGCACTTCATCTCGAAAAGCGAGCAGCGCAAAGAGAAGGCGCGCCGTGCAGAGCGCAACCGCCGCAAGCGGATGGCCCCCGCGCGTTAG
- the rpsG gene encoding 30S ribosomal protein S7 — MPRRGTIEKRIPAPDARFNSVPMSQFINKVMQRGKKSVAQKIVYEALDLAAERLNKTPIEVFEIALRNAGPAIEVKPKRVGGATYQVPVEVKADRRQALAMRWLLISARARSGKPMHEKLATEIVDAYNNTGNTIKRKEDVQRMAEANRAFSHYGKF; from the coding sequence ATGCCCCGTCGAGGAACGATCGAAAAGCGAATCCCGGCGCCGGATGCTCGGTTCAATAGCGTGCCGATGTCGCAGTTCATCAACAAGGTGATGCAGCGCGGCAAGAAGAGCGTGGCGCAGAAGATTGTCTACGAGGCGCTGGATCTGGCCGCCGAGCGGCTGAACAAGACGCCGATTGAGGTGTTCGAGATCGCGCTGCGCAACGCTGGCCCGGCCATCGAGGTCAAGCCCAAGCGCGTCGGCGGTGCGACCTACCAGGTGCCCGTCGAGGTGAAGGCCGACCGCCGCCAGGCGCTGGCGATGCGCTGGCTGCTGATCTCGGCTCGCGCCCGCTCCGGCAAGCCGATGCACGAGAAGCTTGCGACTGAGATTGTGGATGCCTACAATAACACCGGCAACACGATCAAGCGCAAGGAAGATGTCCAGCGTATGGCTGAGGCCAACCGCGCGTTCTCTCACTATGGCAAATTCTAA
- a CDS encoding sortase, whose amino-acid sequence MAVPPRSRRGNKNQEEIDLLQALIETPPAPRANRPVPVALRSIERQRDHTLSGFLRRTWVDHVLTHTERVLIFAALMVFGIWVADGPLRDWLHTQQQHQALASPAQATPAPSATPDPLAGRVAALLPYSSPSARDGDIFLSAPGAVAAKPAEQPRTPTRLVVPKIALDTPVKEVFVIDGVWEVADYAAGFMHGTALPGDQGNTVLAGHAGIRGAVFRDLPQLAAGDDIYIDAGGWRFHYRVRESTSVWPTQVEVLASRQKPELTLITCTNWDTQRLVVVADLLDSTPSPGE is encoded by the coding sequence ATGGCGGTTCCTCCTCGCTCGCGCCGGGGAAACAAAAACCAGGAAGAGATCGACCTGCTGCAAGCGTTGATCGAAACCCCGCCCGCGCCGCGCGCCAATCGCCCGGTGCCTGTTGCGCTGCGCTCGATCGAGCGCCAGCGCGACCACACGCTGAGCGGCTTCCTGCGGCGCACATGGGTTGACCATGTGCTCACCCACACCGAGCGCGTGCTGATCTTCGCCGCCCTGATGGTCTTTGGCATTTGGGTCGCCGATGGCCCGCTGCGCGACTGGCTGCACACCCAGCAGCAGCACCAGGCGCTGGCTTCGCCTGCCCAGGCCACCCCAGCCCCTAGCGCCACACCCGATCCGCTGGCCGGGCGTGTGGCCGCGCTGCTGCCCTATTCTAGCCCCAGCGCCCGCGATGGCGATATCTTTCTTTCAGCACCGGGGGCGGTTGCCGCCAAGCCCGCCGAGCAGCCCCGCACGCCAACGCGCCTCGTCGTACCCAAGATCGCCCTCGACACGCCAGTGAAAGAGGTCTTCGTGATCGACGGCGTGTGGGAGGTGGCCGACTATGCCGCAGGCTTTATGCACGGCACCGCGCTGCCGGGCGACCAGGGCAATACCGTGCTGGCAGGCCACGCTGGCATCCGTGGTGCGGTGTTCCGCGATTTGCCCCAGCTGGCTGCTGGGGATGATATCTATATCGATGCGGGCGGCTGGCGCTTTCACTACCGGGTGCGCGAGTCGACCAGCGTTTGGCCTACCCAGGTCGAGGTGCTGGCATCCCGCCAGAAACCCGAGCTTACCCTTATCACATGTACGAACTGGGATACGCAGCGGCTGGTGGTCGTTGCGGATCTGCTTGACTCGACGCCGTCACCCGGCGAATGA
- the pyrR gene encoding bifunctional pyr operon transcriptional regulator/uracil phosphoribosyltransferase PyrR, translating to MNEKQILSVDDIRRAITRIGHEIAERNEGVRNVVLVGIRRRGVPLAQRIAATLLDFEGVKVPVGTLDITLYRDDLALRGPAPVVHSTSIPLDITGRVVVLVDDVLYTGRTVRAALDALSDLGRPERTQLAVLVDRGHRELPIRADFVGKNVPTSSEERIETKLQEIDHVDDGVFIVR from the coding sequence ATGAACGAGAAGCAGATCCTCTCTGTCGATGACATCCGCCGTGCGATCACCCGAATTGGCCACGAGATCGCCGAGCGCAACGAGGGCGTGCGCAACGTGGTGCTGGTGGGCATCCGGCGGCGCGGCGTGCCTCTGGCCCAGCGGATCGCAGCCACCCTGCTCGATTTCGAGGGCGTGAAGGTGCCGGTCGGCACGCTCGACATCACGCTCTACCGCGACGACCTGGCGCTGCGCGGGCCTGCGCCGGTGGTGCACTCCACCAGCATCCCGCTCGATATCACCGGGCGGGTGGTGGTGCTGGTGGACGACGTGCTCTACACCGGGCGCACCGTGCGCGCCGCGCTCGATGCCCTGAGCGACCTTGGCCGCCCCGAGCGCACCCAGCTGGCCGTGCTGGTGGATCGCGGCCACCGCGAGCTGCCCATCCGCGCCGACTTTGTGGGGAAGAATGTGCCCACATCCAGCGAGGAGCGGATCGAGACCAAGCTGCAGGAGATCGACCACGTAGACGATGGTGTCTTTATTGTTCGGTAG
- a CDS encoding DUF11 domain-containing protein: MRSNNRPRSRRGTARWTPLEALLIVVSLAMIAFPLYAETTRWIAPPSAPAADRTQQDTATAEVVPSEVVPSEVVPSEVVPSEVVPDAAASGEGRARATITPGPGTATAGPTATTNPNVTPTNTSAPTDTVEATDTVEATATSTTDPNITPTDTVEATATSTTDPNITPTDTVEATATSTSEAPTNTPTGSKKLIVSKSADVSAARPGTEFSYAITVFTSSTTAEQVQVSDELDSNLEFVSATATNGSCSGTTTVTCTLNVTKSGELITLRVRVKAAVSSDTASNAALGQIMSGENQGTTDVSDDVIVNISGSAVTATPTTGTGVTPTDGPSPTAGSNPTNTPGSNPTNTPGSNPTNTPGSNPTNTPGSNPTSGPNSTARPTSKSDDDDDDRGGGGGGSDSATPTSPALPPLPPVPQPGGSAPAPAAPTARPVRTARPGQQATARPGQQATTQARSTEQARSTEQAQATQVPPTPSATPTPAVLAPNSDLYFRMASDWGSAYPEQAVNYVVALRNNRPLGADKYTNLELSSEMPANLEIVSAKADRGGDPTIAGNTVSLKLAALAPGEGVEVVIATKVRKGVSAGTTIVGQTALTADGLPFQAYSNIVSLLVVGAPQLQATATPDASATAVASRVITSTGTLTSTAAVTSTGTLTNTAGGAANAQPDAAAATATATAVVAPTATVVAGAAAAGTLPDTSTGVPLMGFALLGMTMMVRTVRIHRSQTRI; encoded by the coding sequence ATGAGAAGCAATAATCGGCCCCGCTCGCGGCGTGGCACGGCGCGCTGGACGCCGCTTGAGGCGCTGCTGATCGTAGTCAGCCTCGCGATGATCGCGTTCCCGCTCTATGCTGAGACCACCCGCTGGATCGCGCCGCCCTCAGCCCCTGCAGCCGATCGCACGCAGCAGGATACGGCCACTGCCGAGGTTGTGCCGAGCGAGGTTGTGCCGAGCGAGGTTGTGCCGAGCGAGGTTGTGCCGAGCGAGGTTGTGCCCGATGCGGCTGCTTCTGGCGAAGGGCGTGCGCGCGCGACCATTACGCCGGGGCCTGGGACGGCCACCGCCGGGCCGACGGCCACAACCAACCCGAACGTCACGCCGACCAACACCAGCGCGCCGACCGACACGGTGGAGGCGACCGACACGGTGGAAGCGACCGCCACGTCGACGACCGACCCGAACATCACGCCGACCGACACGGTGGAAGCAACCGCCACGTCGACGACCGACCCGAACATCACGCCGACCGACACCGTGGAGGCGACCGCCACGTCGACTAGCGAGGCTCCCACAAATACGCCCACAGGCAGCAAGAAGCTGATTGTTTCCAAGTCTGCAGATGTGTCAGCCGCGCGCCCCGGGACAGAATTTAGCTACGCGATCACGGTGTTTACCAGCTCGACGACAGCCGAGCAGGTGCAGGTTTCCGATGAGCTAGATTCAAACCTAGAGTTTGTTAGCGCTACTGCGACGAATGGCTCGTGCTCGGGCACAACGACGGTGACATGCACCCTGAATGTGACAAAATCGGGTGAGCTGATCACTTTACGTGTGCGAGTAAAGGCAGCGGTCTCATCGGATACCGCCAGCAATGCCGCCCTTGGCCAGATCATGAGCGGCGAGAATCAGGGTACCACCGATGTATCGGATGATGTGATCGTCAATATCAGCGGCTCGGCGGTCACCGCGACTCCGACCACTGGCACTGGGGTGACGCCAACCGATGGCCCTAGCCCGACCGCTGGCTCGAACCCGACCAACACACCTGGCTCGAACCCGACCAACACACCTGGCTCGAACCCGACCAACACACCTGGCTCGAACCCGACCAACACACCTGGCTCGAACCCGACCAGCGGGCCAAATTCTACAGCGCGGCCTACGTCGAAGAGCGATGACGACGATGATGATCGTGGTGGCGGCGGTGGCGGCAGCGATAGCGCGACGCCGACCAGCCCAGCGCTGCCGCCGCTGCCGCCTGTGCCACAGCCAGGCGGCTCGGCACCCGCGCCCGCTGCGCCCACCGCGCGGCCGGTGCGCACCGCGCGCCCTGGCCAGCAGGCTACCGCGCGCCCTGGTCAGCAGGCCACCACGCAGGCCAGATCGACTGAGCAGGCCAGATCGACCGAGCAGGCCCAGGCTACCCAGGTTCCGCCGACGCCCAGCGCGACGCCAACCCCAGCCGTGCTTGCGCCCAATAGCGATCTCTACTTCCGCATGGCCAGCGACTGGGGTAGCGCCTACCCCGAACAGGCCGTAAACTATGTGGTCGCGCTGCGAAATAACCGCCCGCTTGGGGCCGATAAGTACACCAACCTAGAGCTATCAAGCGAGATGCCGGCCAACCTAGAGATTGTAAGCGCCAAGGCCGATCGTGGCGGCGACCCCACCATAGCGGGCAATACGGTCTCGCTCAAGCTTGCAGCCCTGGCTCCCGGCGAGGGTGTCGAGGTGGTGATCGCCACCAAGGTGCGCAAGGGCGTGTCGGCGGGCACCACCATTGTCGGTCAGACAGCCCTAACCGCCGACGGCCTGCCTTTCCAGGCTTACTCGAATATTGTGTCGCTGCTGGTGGTGGGCGCTCCCCAGCTGCAGGCCACGGCCACGCCCGACGCCAGCGCCACCGCTGTGGCGTCGCGGGTGATCACCAGCACGGGCACGCTGACCAGTACGGCCGCTGTGACCAGCACGGGCACGCTGACCAATACGGCTGGCGGGGCGGCTAATGCGCAGCCCGACGCTGCGGCGGCCACGGCTACGGCCACGGCTGTTGTGGCCCCCACCGCAACCGTGGTGGCTGGGGCGGCTGCTGCCGGAACCCTGCCCGATACCAGCACTGGCGTGCCGCTCATGGGCTTCGCCCTGCTGGGTATGACCATGATGGTGCGAACTGTGCGCATTCATCGGTCGCAGACGCGTATCTAA